One genomic region from Limibacillus halophilus encodes:
- a CDS encoding sodium-translocating pyrophosphatase — protein sequence MTLVLLFVIACGLAAIAYGFVTGKAVVSADAGSARMQEIAGAIQEGANAYLKRQYTTVAVVGVVIFVIGFFLLGWEVAVGFAIGAILSGAAGFIGMNVSVRANVRTTQAAATGGLEAGLSMAFRSGAVTGMLVAGLALLAIAIYFSLLTGIGNEAGSRTVANALIGLAFGASLISIFARLGGGIFTKGADVGSDLVGKIEAGIPEDDPRNPGVIADNVGDNVGDCAGMAADLFETYVVTVGATMVLASILFNASGVVNELMLYPLLIGGVCILSSIAGTYFVKLGANKSIMGALYRGLIVTAVLTIPGVLIANLLSIGFGEPFAGAGFTGWSLFACALIGLAVTAGIVVITEYYTGTDYRPVRSVAKASETGHATNIIQGLAVSMESTALPVLVIVAGLLSTFGLGGLYGVGIAVTTMLALAGMIVALDAFGPVTDNAGGIAEMADLDASVRETTDALDAVGNTTKAVTKGYAIGSAGLGALVLFATYTEDLAFYFKDVPVNFSLSSPYVVSGLLVGGLLPFLFGAMGMMAVGRAGGAVVEEVRRQFREDKGIMAGTSKPDYARCVDMLTKSAIKEMVVPSLLPLLSPIVFFFVIDLVGGRAAAFSALGAMLLGVIVTGLFVALSMCSGGGAWDNAKKYIEDGHHGGKGSDAHMAAVTGDTVGDPYKDTSGPAVNPMIKITNIVALLLLAILAH from the coding sequence ATGACATTGGTATTGCTATTCGTCATTGCTTGCGGGCTGGCGGCGATTGCTTACGGGTTCGTAACCGGAAAGGCTGTCGTCTCGGCTGATGCCGGGTCCGCCAGGATGCAGGAAATCGCAGGCGCCATTCAAGAAGGCGCAAACGCCTATCTGAAGCGTCAGTACACAACGGTTGCCGTTGTTGGTGTGGTGATCTTCGTAATTGGTTTCTTTCTGCTTGGGTGGGAAGTCGCCGTCGGTTTTGCCATCGGTGCGATCCTTTCGGGCGCCGCAGGCTTCATCGGTATGAATGTCTCCGTGCGTGCCAATGTGCGCACCACGCAGGCGGCCGCCACCGGCGGGCTTGAGGCCGGGCTTTCGATGGCTTTTCGGTCTGGCGCGGTGACTGGAATGTTGGTTGCCGGCTTGGCGTTGCTGGCGATTGCGATCTACTTTTCCCTGCTGACCGGTATCGGCAATGAAGCCGGTTCTCGGACGGTTGCGAATGCACTGATCGGCTTGGCCTTTGGCGCGTCGCTGATCTCTATCTTTGCCCGTCTTGGCGGCGGTATCTTCACCAAGGGCGCGGATGTCGGGTCCGACTTGGTCGGTAAGATCGAAGCGGGCATTCCCGAGGACGATCCGCGTAATCCGGGTGTTATCGCCGATAACGTCGGTGACAATGTGGGCGATTGCGCCGGTATGGCCGCTGATCTCTTCGAGACCTACGTGGTGACCGTTGGCGCGACGATGGTTCTGGCTTCTATCCTTTTCAATGCCAGTGGTGTGGTGAACGAACTGATGCTTTATCCGCTCTTGATTGGCGGCGTTTGCATTCTGTCTTCGATCGCAGGCACCTATTTCGTCAAGCTGGGCGCTAACAAGTCGATCATGGGCGCGCTTTACCGTGGCCTGATCGTCACGGCGGTACTGACCATTCCCGGCGTTCTGATCGCCAATCTCCTGTCAATCGGCTTTGGTGAGCCTTTCGCTGGTGCTGGCTTCACCGGTTGGTCGCTGTTTGCCTGTGCGTTGATTGGGCTTGCTGTTACCGCGGGCATCGTCGTGATCACCGAGTACTACACCGGGACCGACTACCGCCCGGTCCGGTCGGTCGCAAAGGCTTCCGAGACTGGCCACGCGACCAACATCATTCAGGGCTTGGCAGTCTCAATGGAATCGACTGCGCTTCCTGTGCTTGTGATCGTGGCGGGACTGCTTTCGACTTTTGGCCTGGGCGGTCTCTATGGTGTCGGCATCGCCGTGACCACCATGCTTGCATTGGCCGGCATGATCGTGGCGCTGGATGCTTTCGGCCCCGTTACGGATAATGCCGGTGGTATTGCCGAAATGGCCGATCTCGACGCCAGCGTGCGTGAAACCACGGACGCGTTGGATGCCGTAGGGAACACAACCAAGGCGGTGACTAAGGGTTACGCGATCGGTTCGGCGGGTCTGGGTGCTCTGGTGCTCTTTGCGACCTATACGGAAGACTTGGCGTTTTACTTCAAAGACGTGCCGGTGAATTTCTCGCTTTCCAGCCCCTACGTGGTTTCCGGGTTGTTGGTTGGTGGGTTGCTGCCGTTCCTGTTCGGTGCCATGGGCATGATGGCCGTGGGCCGCGCCGGCGGTGCGGTTGTTGAGGAAGTGCGCCGTCAATTCCGTGAAGATAAGGGTATCATGGCCGGGACTTCAAAACCCGACTATGCACGCTGCGTGGACATGCTGACCAAATCGGCAATCAAGGAAATGGTTGTACCATCGCTGCTGCCACTCCTTTCGCCGATCGTCTTCTTCTTCGTGATCGATCTGGTCGGTGGCCGGGCCGCTGCCTTCTCGGCTCTGGGCGCCATGCTCTTGGGTGTGATCGTGACCGGTCTTTTCGTAGCCCTGTCCATGTGTTCGGGCGGCGGTGCTTGGGACAACGCGAAGAAGTACATCGAGGACGGCCATCATGGCGGCAAGGGGTCAGATGCCCATATGGCCGCTGTAACCGGTGATACCGTGGGTGATCCCTACA